Within Xanthomonas oryzae pv. oryzae, the genomic segment AGCACGCTCAGCACCAGGCACAGCCACAGCGCCTGCCACAGACCCAGTGCGGTGGTATGGCCCCACCAGGCGGCGACGCCCAGGCAGACGGCGGCGACCAATAACGACATTCTGAACTCGCGAAACATTGACACTCCCAGTCGGGCCGAGACGACAGCCGGAACAACGGGCCAGGGCGAGGCCCGGCAGATCCGGCGTGCGATGGAGGATGGGGGACCGCGGCGTGACACGACGTCAGGCCGGGCGCGGCTCGCCCATTATAGGGAGTGTCACCGCCATCAGGGTCGCATCGTCCGGATCCGGGCGTACACCGAAGCCCAGGCTCTGGCACATCGCCAGCATGGTGCGGTTTTCGCGCAGCACCTGGCCTTCGATCTGTTTGAGGCCCAGCCAGCGCGCGTACTCGATCATGATGCGCATCAGCTGCCAGCCGATGCCGTGGCCCTTGAGGTCGGAGCGGATCAGGATGCCGTACTCGCCGCGCTCGTAATCGGCGTCGGCGTGCAGGCGCACCGCCCCCAGCATGTCGCCGGTCTTGGGGGCGATGGCCACCAGCGCGATCGAACGGGCGTAGTCGAGCTGGGTCAGCCGGGCGATGAATTCGTGGCTGAAATGCTTCACCGACTGGAAGAAGCGCAGCCGCAGGTCTTCGTCGGTGACGCGGGCGAAGAAGGCGCGGAACAGCGCATCGTCTTCTGGGCGCACCGGGCGCACCAGCGCGTGTGTGCCATCGCCCAGGCCGATCTGGCGCTCCCATTCCTTGGGGTATGGGAAAATGGCAAAGCGCGGATGGCCGCGCCCCTTGTGCAGCTTGCGCGCCGGCGCCACCGCCACACGGGCGTCCAGCGCGATCACACCGTCGCGGTCGGCCAGCAGCGGGTTGATGTCCAGCTCGGTGATTTCGGGGATGTCGGCGGCCAGCTGCGCCAGCTTGACCAGCACCAGCGCCACCGCGCGCTCGTCGGCGGCCGGCACGTCGCGGTAGGCCTTGAGAATGCGCGAGACGCGGGTGCGGCCGATCAGCTCGTGGGCCAGGCGCAGGTCCAACGGTGGCAGCGCGAGCTCGCGGTCGTTGATGACTTCAACCGCGGTGCCGCCGCGCCCGAACACGATCGCCGGGCCGAACACCGGGTCGTCGGCGATGCCGGCGATCAGTTCGCGCGCCTTCGGCCGCAGCACGGTGGGCTGCACGATCAGCCCTTCGATCACCGCGCTGGGATGCGCGCCGCGCGCACGCGCCAGGATGCCGGTGGCCGCTTCGCGCACCGCAGCGACGCTGGAGAGATTCAGGCGCACACCGCCCACATCGGACTTGTGCGCGATCTCGCTGGACAACACCTTCAAGGTGACCGTGCGGCCAACCGCCAGTAGCGGGTCGGCCAGCAATGCGGCCTCGTTGGCGGTGGCTGCCACCTGCAGTGGCACGATCGGGATGCCGTAGGCGGCGAGCATGCGATTGGTCGCGACCGGGTCCAGCCAACGCCGGCCGGCAGTGAGGGCTTCGTCGACCAGCGCGCGCGCGATGCCGGCATCCACCACGAAGTCTTCCGGCAGGCTGGGCGGGGTTTCCATCAACGCCGCCTGCGCCTCGCGGTAGCGCACAAGATGGGTGAAGCCGCGTACCGCGTCCGATTCGGTGGCGTAAGTGGGAACGCGCGCGGCGTTGAGCGCGGCGATCGCCGCGTCGTCCTGGCCCAGCCACACCGCAAACACCGGTTTATCGCGCTGGTAGCGGTTGCGTTGGTCCAGCGCGCGGGTCAGCGCCTTGGCCGCATCGGCCGACGAAGTGAAGGCGGTGGGCACGTTGACCACCAGCAGCGCGTCGTTTTCCGGGTCGTCGAGCAAGGCTTCGATCGCCGCGGCATAGCGCGCGCCATCAGCGTCGACAATGATGTCGACCGGGTTGCTGCGCGACCAGCCTTCCGGCAGCGACTGATCGAGTTTTTCCAGCGTCTTGAGCGACAACTCGGCCAGGGTGCCGCCGCGCAGCACCAGTTGATCCACCGCCAGCTGCCCCACCCCGCCACCATTGCTCAGGATGGCCAGGCGCCGGCCGGGGAAACTGCCCAGCCGGCCCAAGGTTTCGGCAGCGGCGAACAGTTCGTCCAGCGCACCGACGCGCAACAGGCCGGCGCGTGCGAACGCGGCGCCGTACACCGCATCCGAACCGGCCAGCGCCTGCGCGTGGGTGTCGGCATTGGGATTGATGCGGTACTGGCGGCCGGATTTGACCACCACCACCGGTTTGGCGCGCGCGGCCGCACGTGCGGCCGACATGAACTTGCGCGCATCGCCGATGCGTTCGACGTACAGAAGAATTGCGCGGGTGCGGTAGTCGGTGGCGAAGTAATCGAGCAGATCGCCGAAATCCACATCCAGCGTGTCGCCCAGCGACACCACTGCCGAAAACCCCACCGAGCGCGCCACGCCCCACTCCACCAGCGCGGCGGCAATGGCGCTGGATTCGGAAATCAACGCCAGATCGCCGGCCTGCGGGCAATGCGCGGCGATGCTGGCATTGAGCCGCGCATGCGGGGCGATCACGCCCAGGCAGTGCGGGCCGAGGATGCGCATGCCTTTGGCACGTGCGGCCGCTTCCATGCGCGCAGCCGGCGAACCGGGGCCACGCCCTAAACCTGCGGTGAGGATGATCGCCGCGGCCACGCCACGCCGCGCGGCGATGGAGACGATGCGCGGCACGATCCGCGCCGGCGCAGTGATCACCACCAGGTCCGGCACCCACGGCAGATCAGTCAACCGCGCCACCGTGCGTACGCCGTCGATCTCGCTGTAGCGCGGGCTCACCCAGCCGATCTGCCCGGGAAAACCCGCCGCGCGCAGATTGCGCACCACCGCCCGCCCGGCCGAGCGATCGCGCGGGCTGCCGCCCACCACCGCCACGGTGCCGGGACGAAAAACCTGCTGCAGGTGGTACGTACTCATCGGACCGGGGACGCGAATGCCATCGCGCTACGGTACACGCACTGGCATTTCAGGGCATGGGTGACATGGGCGAAGGCGCGATGACTGTGACGGCTGCCAGGTGCGCACGGTTCTTGCGGCCGAGTGTTCGGCACAGCCGCGTTGCACGATGGCGGTCGTCGTCGATCGGCGCTTTTTTGCTGAAGACCTTTCGAACGGGTGATGTGCTCGGCTGCTGACGCACCGCGGGTTGCACGTGGCGATGCCGGCCGCGCCATGCTGCAGCGGCCGGCATGGCGCGGCCTTCCTACTTTGACAATGTCGAGGTCGATGTCCTGCACCGCTGGGCGCCGTAGGCCACCGAATAGGACGCGTCGTAGCACTTGATCAGGCCATCGACGACATCCAGATTGGGCGGCCAGCGCGCGCGTATCTCGGGATGGCCGGCCGTGGCCGGCAGAACCATATAGCCATCCTGCAACGGCGGCATGCCCTCGCCCTTCGGATACGGGACCACCGCAAGCCGTGCGCGTGCGGCATCCAGACCGGCGCGGTCGCGTTTGAGGAAGGCGATCATCGCATCCACATACCGATTCCAGCCGGCGATATCCTCTGCGGCTGGCTTGTAAGATTTTTCGAACAGGGCGATCGCCTGCGCCGTTTGACCGGCCTCTGCACGCATCTGACCTTCGTGCCAAACCACGATGCCGCCGGTGATCGCGTGCGCCTGGCGGTAGTCGCGTAACAGATCCGCGGCTGCCAGGGTGCAGCCGGGGCGGTCGGCAATCGTGCGCCAGCCGCCCTGCAGGTCCTGATCGAAGGCGTCTTGATCCAGCGCCAGCATTGCCGTGCGATCGTAGCTGCACGCTGCAGGCTGGGCCGGCTCGGCCCTGCCTGCCTGGGCAATCGCGATCAACAACATCCCTGTCCACACGACACCCCACAACACCCTGCCTCGCATCGCCATCGCCTTGCCGGGGAGAAACCCAGACGCTACAACAGCGTGCCGCTCAAGATCAGCGCAGCGATGCTGAAATAAATCACCAAGCCGGTGACGTCCACCAACGTCGCAACAAATGGCGCCGAAGCACTGGCCGGGTCGAAGCCGAAGCGTTGCAACACGAACGGCAGCATCGAGCCAGACAACGAGCCGAAGGTGACGATGCCGATCAGCGCCGCGCCGATGGTCAATGCCACCATCTGCCAGTGCGGGCCGTAGTCGTACAGGCCGGCGGTCTGCCAGATGGTGATGCGCACGATCGCCAGCACGCCCAGGATCGCCCCCAGGGTCAGGCCGGTGGGCAGCTCGCGCAACGCCACTTTCCACCAGTCGCCCAGGCGCAGTTCGCGCAGCGCCAGCGAGCGGATCAGCAGCGAGGTGGCCTGCGAGCCGGAATTGCCGCCCGAGCTCATGATCAGCGGAATGAACAAGGTCAGCACCACCGCCTTGGACAGCTCGTCCTCAAAGTGCTGCATTGCGCTGGCGGTGAGCATTTCGCCCAGAAACAGCACGCTCAACCAGCCGGCGCGCTTCTTGATCATCTGGCCGAAGCCAATCTGCATGTACGGCTTGTCCAACGCTTCCATGCCGCCGAACTTGTGCACGTCTTCGGTGGATTCGGCGATGAGCGCATCGAGCACATCGTCCACGGTGACGATGCCGAGCACGTGGCCGCGCCTATCCACCACCGGGATGGCGAGCAGGTCGTGGCGACGGATCAGCCGCGCCACTTCTTCCTGATCCAGTGCCGGGTCCACGGTGACCGGCGGGTTGACCTGCGCCACGTCCAGGATCGGTGCCTCCGGCGCGCCGGTGATCAGCCGGCGCATGGTCACCACCTGCTGCAGCACGCGGGTGTGCGGGTCGAGCAGATAGATCGCGTAAACGGTCTCGCGGCTGCGCTCCACTTCGCGGATGTGCTGCAGGGTGCGGCCCACCGTCCAATCGGACGGCACGGCGACAAACTCGGTGGTCATCAGCGCGCCAGCCGTATTGGGCGGGTAGCGCATCAATGCCTGGATCGACAGCCGCGCCTCGGCGCTGAGCAGCCACAGCAGCGGCTGGCGCTGCTCGGCATCCAGGCCGTGAAAGATGTCGGTGGCGCGGTCGTCGGCCATCTGCCCGAGCAGCGAGGCAGCCTGTTCGGCCGGCAGTTGCGCGATCAGCGCGCTGGCATCGTGCAGCTCGGGCTGTTCGAGCAATTTCACTGCACGCGGCTGCGCCAGCGCGGCCAGCACCTGCGCCGCTTCATCGCGGTCGAGGGTGTTGAGATATTCCACCGCATCGGCCGTGTTGAGCTCGGCCAGGGGTGCAGTCAGTGCATCGACGCCTTCGGCAAGGCGCAGGGTTTCGTCGTACATGGTGGTTCGCCTGGTGACGACCGTCGTCGATGACAGCCAGCGAACCTGAGCCTCAGGCGCGCGCCAGCTGGGTCATCGACCCGGGTCTAGGGTGACTGTCGCTGGACATGGGTCATGGCTCCAAAGGTGCGTACCGGCCGGTGATCCGTTCGGTGGCGCGGCGCAGTCTGCGCGCCTGCGTCGGCTTGGTCAATGCCCTGTGTGCAGGTCGCTTAAGTGGGCTTTCAGAAGCCAGGCGTCGCAGGCGCGCACCAAGCGCGCGCACGGGCGGGGTTTCGGTGAACGGAGGGGATCGTGGCTGCGCGCGGGTTGTCGCGCATCATCGTGGGCAGGCCGACGAAGCACCCGTCGCGCCCAGGCATCGCCATGCCAGGCCGGCGTGTCGGGAGATGGGACTGCAGCGTTACCGCAAGACATGTGCCACGGGCGACGCGTCGAGATGGAGCCGAGCAACCGGCCGTCGCTGCGCTACGTTGAAAGTCGCGGGCGAGTCCTACAGCCCGCTTCACGCAACGCCCGGTGCATTGCCTCCTGCCATGGCATCGCCATCGCACGCAGGCAGGCGCGTTGCCGCATCCATGCCAGCGCAACCGGATCACTGCCGCATAAATGGCACACGCGTGCGCGCAGGCCAGTGAGCCTGCGCGGCATAATGCGCACCTCAACGGGGACGACGCATGCATAGCGGTGGCCTGGAACTGGCGTTGGTGCTGATGCTGGCCGCCATCGTGGCGGTGCCGGTCTTCAAGCGCTTCGGCCTGGGTGCGGTGCTGGCCTATCTGGTCGCCGGCGTGGTGCTCGGCCCGGACGGCGTGGGTGTGGTGCAGGATGCCGAACGCATCAGCGGCGCGGCCGAGATCGGTGTGGTGATGCTGCTGTTCGTGATCGGCCTGGAGCTGTCGCCGGCGCTCCTGAAGGTGATGCGCCATTCGGTATTCGGTGCCGGTGCCACCCAGGTGCTGGTGACTGCAGTGATATTGGGCGGCTTGCTGATGGCAGCCCGACTGGGCTGGAAGAGCGCGTTGATCGTCGGCGTGGCGCTGGCGCTCTCCTCCACGGCGGTGTGCCTGCAATTATTGGCCGAACGCAAGGCGCTCAACAGCGACTACGGGCGGCTGGCATTCGCTATTTTGCTGTTTCAGGACCTGATCGCAATCCCGTTGCTGGCATCCATCCCGCTGCTCGGCGGCAGCAAGAATGACGCGCTGGAATGGCAGGACGTGGCCAAGGCCATCGCAGCGCTTGCATTGGTGATCGTGTGCGGCCGTTTTGTGCTGCGGCACCTGTTCAATGTGGTGGCGCGCACGCGCATGCCGGAAGTGTTCACCGCCAGCGCCTTGCTGGTGGTGCTGGGCACCGCATGGATCATGCAGGAAGCCGGATTGGGCGCCAGCTTGGGCGCCTTCATCGCCGGCGTGTTGCTGGCCGATTCGGAATTTCGCCACGAACTGGAATCGCAGATCGAGCCGTTTGAAGGCCTGTTGCTGGGCCTGTTCTTCATCTCGGTGGGCATGGGGATCGATCTCCACCGCGTGGTGGCCGAGCCGTGGGTGATCGCAGCGGGCGTGGCGATCTTGCTGGTCGTGAAGTTCTCGCTGCTGGTCGGCATCGGCAGCGTGGCCAAACTGCCGCTGCGCAGCAGCCTGATGCTGGGCAGCGTGCTCTGGCTGGGCGGCGAATTCGCGTTCGTGGTGTTCAACGAGGCCGACCGCGTCGGCTTGCTGGAGCCGGCCAATCACGATCGGCTGGTGGCCATCGTCGGCGTTTCGATGGCGCTGACGCCGCTGTTGCTGCTCGGCATGCAACGCATCCTCAACCGGCCGCTGCGCGTACGCGTACCCAAGACCGATCGCCCGTTCGACACCATCGATGCACAGACGCCCAAAGTGCTGGTGGCCGGCATGGGACGCTTCGGCCAGGTGGTCGCGCGCCTGCTCACCTCACGGCATGTGCCGTTCGTCGCGCTGGAACACAACCCCCACACGGTCGAAGACCTGCGCCGCTTCGGCAGCCAGCTGTATTACGGCGACCCCACCCGCCCCGAGCTGCTGCGCGCCGCCGGTGCCGACCGCATAAAGGTGTTCGTGATCGCAGTGGACGACCCGGAAAGCAACATCAAGACGGTACGGCTGATCCGCCGCCTGTACCCGCAAGCCACCGTGCTGGCGCGCGCGCGCAACCGCCAGCACGCCTGGAAATTGATGGACCTTGGCGCCGAACCGTTCCGCGAGGTCTTCGCCTCCAGCCTGGAGCTGAGCGAACGCGTGCTGACCTCGCTCGGCCTTGGCGAGGCGCTCGCCCACGATCACGTCAAACGCTTCCGCCAGCACGACGAAGACCTGCTGCGCCGCCAGCACCTGGTCTATGACGACGAAGCCAAGGTCATCCAGACCTCGCGCGACGCACGCGCCGACCTGATGAATCTGTTCGAGGCCGACGTCAAGGCGGATGTGGATGGGGATGATCAAACGGTGGCAGCGACGCGGGAAAAGTAAGCTGAGACATCGCTATTTCTACTGTGTTACTAAATACGAATCCGCTAGTACGGTGAGACCCCGCAACACGGGCAGTGTGGGAGGCTTCTGGCGATAAGCCTAGCCAGTCCGAAGGCCAGCGTGGCAATCGAGTTGGGATGGTGACGTTGCATTGGGGCCAGACCGGCGCGGGCGGACGCTTTTGGATACTGCAGGCATCTTGAATGCGACGGAGTTTTTTTTACTGCGCAGGCGCTCGCGCATCAAGAACCCGTATGCGGCGATGCACAGACTGGCGTGATGGTGAAAACCACGCCAGTTGCGCCCTTCATAGTGATGCAGGCCCAACTCCGACTTCAGCTCCTGATAATCGCGTTCAATCCGCCATCGGCCTTGTGCCGTGGCAACCAGTGTCTTGACCGGCGTTTGCTTTGGTCGCGTCGAGAACCAGTAGTGGCGGGGCTCGGACTCTCCCGGCGGCCACTCGATCAGCAGCCACTGCTCGTCATGTGCCTGGCGATTGTGTGCGGCACGAACCCGCACCGCCGCGAACCGCGAACTGAGCGTTGCGTCGCTGCCCTGGCGCCAGCTGACCTGCCGATACGTCCTTGCGGGCAAGCGCTGCGCGACTTCATGTACCGAGATCGGCGCATGTGCGCTATCGCGCATCGGTCGTGTGCGGGGCCGACCGCCCTTAGGGCTGGCTGGCGGCATGGGCGCAGGTTGGTGCGATCCCCACCAGACCTTCGTGTTGCTGCGGACGCCGACCATGTACAGCAGGCCGCGTTCGCTGAGCTGGTCTCGCCAGTGGGTCTCGGTGCCGTAGGCCGCATCGGCTAGCACGACGCCTGCCGCCATCCCTGTCGCCAGCGCGCTGTCGATCTGATCCATGGCCAGCGCTGTCTTGGTCTGAAACACGACCTGATCCGGAACGCCTGCCTTCTTGCGCCGCACAGTATCCTGAGCCCACTGCTCGGGAAGATACAGCCGATAGCCCACTGGCAGGCTGCCGTGTTCGTTGGCGATCGACAAACTCACGGCAACCTGGCAATTGTCCGTCTTGCCAAGGCGGCCGCAGTACTGGCGTGCAACACCGACCGAATGCACCCCCTTCTTTGAAAATCCCGTGTCGTCCACGATCCAGTGACACGCTGCGCTCTTCCTGCTCAGGGGCGGCAGCACCTGTGCCGCCACCGCCGCCAGCAGCGCTTGATCGCTCCAGTCGGCATCGGCCACCAGATGGTGCATCGATTGATGGGCTGAGCGCACGTTCTGCGGGTGCACCCGCGCGGCCATGGGCTCCACGCTCTTGCGCCCTCCAGGCAGTAGCAACCCCTTCAGGTACCAGTGTGCGGGCTGTTTGCGATCCGCATGGGACAGGGCGGCAGCAACTACTTCCCCGTACTGTTCAAAACGCACTTCCAGTGTCCTATTCAACACAGCTCTCCCGCGCGGCCTGAAGGTCTTCCAATAGTGGCACAAAGGTACGATTATTTGTAACACAGTGGAACTAAAGAAAATCCTGATTAGCCCTGACCTTCAGCTGCAGCACCTGCGCACTTATCGCGAAACGAGCTCGATAGAAGGTCGCGATGACGTCTTGGCTGAAATAACTTCGGACCGGCTCCTCGCGTCAGGAACGCGAAAGCGCACATCATGGAAAACGTCAGGAAAACCATGCTGTTTGCAGGACTGAAGCAAAAGTCTAGCTGAGGGTTATGGCTAATCAGGAAGAAAATTTAGATGATCTTTCCCTACACTGTCCTGACACGTGTTTCCACGTATCAGTTGACCGTCATGCGCTCACCGTCGTGAGATGGACTGCTGCTAACCATGGCGATCGTACGATGTTAGATCACTCTGCTTTGTCACCGCGCACATAAATGCGTCAACCGCCTAGCGGCGGCTGACGCGTGCCACTCAACTTCTCGATTTGGGTGCCGTGGATTTTCTGACCGACTTCTTCGCCCCGCTGCGTCCAGCTGCGGGCTTGCCAACAGCTTTCGCCGGCGTTGCCCCCGTCTTCGCTACGCGTTTGGGTGCGGTTTGCGCCACGTTGCTTGCCGCAGCAGCCGCAGACGTGGTGCGCTTTGCGGGCACCTTGCTTGGCTTATTCGCAGCTTTCTTGACAGCTTTCTTCACCGGCGTTGCAGCACCAGCACGCGTTTCCGGCGGGCGCCGCGGTGGCGGTTTGCGCCCTGGGGTAAGTGCGCGCCAGGCATGTCCGCCATTCATTGCCAGCAAGGCGTCGGCGGCCGAGGGGCCGGCGCTGCCGGCGGCGTAATTGGGAAAATCGCTCGGCGGTTGTTTCCACGCATCCAGGATCGGTTGCACGATGCGCCATGCGCCTTCCACCATGGCCGCATCCTGGAACAGGCCGGCTTCGCCGTTCATGCAGTCCTGCAGCAGGCGTTCGTAGCCCACGGTGTATTCCTTGGGAAACCAGTCGCGGTAGCGAAAATCCATGCGCACCGGCGCCAGTGCCACTTGTGCGCCTGGGCGTTTGACATCGAACTGCAGCGAGATGCCTTCATCCGGCTGGATATGCAGCACCAGCCAGTCAGGGCCATAGCCGCCCACTTCGGTGCTGCGGAATGGCGCCAGCGGTGCCGGCTTGAAGCGGATCGCGATCTCGGTGGTGCGCTCGCGCAGGCGCTTGCCGGTGCGCAAGTAAAACGGCACGCCGGCCCAGCGCCAGGTATCCACCTGCAGCTTCATCGCCACATAGGTTTCGGTTTCCGAATCCTCCGGCACGGTGTCTTCTTCGCGATAGCCCGGTACCGCGCTACGGCTGACCGCACCGGAGGCGTATTGCCCGCGCACCACATCTTCGGGTTTGATCGGGCGCACCGCTTCGATGACTTCGGCGCGACGGCGATGCATTGCCTCCGTCGTAAATGCCGCCGGCGGTTCCATCGCAATCATTGCCAGCAACTGGAACAGATGGTTCGGCACCATGTCGCGCAGGCAGCCGGTGGGGTCGTAGAAACGCCCGCGCCCTTCCACGCCGATGGTTTCGGCCGCAGTGATCTGCACATGGTCGATGCGGTCGCGATTCCACACCGGCTCGAACAAGCCGTTGGCGAAGCGGAACGCAAGAATGTTCTGCACGGTTTCCTTGCCCAGGAAATGATCGATGCGGAACACCTGATCTTCGTGCAGCACTTTGGCGACAGTGGCATTGAGGTGCTTGGCGCTGGGCAGATCGTGGCCGAAGGGTTTTTCCACGATCACCCGCCGCCAGCCGTCGTTCTCGCGTTGCTTGACCAGGCCAGCTTCGCCCAGGTTAAGCAGCACCGGCTCGAAGAAACGCGCAGCAGTGGCCAGATAGAACAGCACATTGCCCTGGGTGCCGTAGCGCTTGTGCAGTTTGTCCAGCAAGCCACCCAGCGCCTGATACGCACCCAGGTCGGTGAAGTCGCCGCACAGGTAATGCATGCGCTCGCGCAGCCAGTCCCAGGGGGCGGTGTCGAATTCGCCGGCCTGGAATTCGGCATCGCGGCTGCTGAGCAGCTGCGTCATCGATTGCCCCATGTTGCTGCGCCACGCACGCTCGCTGATGTCGCCATGGTCCATGCCGACGATGGCGAATTGCTCGCCCAATGCGCCAGCGCGGCGCAGGTTGTACAGCGCCGGCATCACCAGGCGCTTGGTCAAATCGCCGCGTGCGCCGAACACCACAATGATGCACGGCGGGGTCGTTGCTTGCTCACTCATGGATGCGTTTCCTTTTCGCCCATGCGTCCGTGCAGGCGCAATGCCGCATTGACCAGGGCCACGTGGGAATACCCTTGCGGGAAGTTGCCGAGCATGCGTTTGCTGCGCGGGTCGTATTCTTCGGCGAGCAGACCAACGTCGTTGCAGAGCCCGAGCAGACGTTCGAGCAGCGCACGCGCCTGGTCGGTGCGGCCGATCAAGGCATAGTTTTCCACCAGCCAGAAACTGCAGGCCAGGAAGGTGCCCTCGCCGGCCGGCAGGCCGTCGGCGCTGTCGTCGGCACGATAGCGCTCGATCAATCCATCGATGGTGAGATCGCGTGCGATCGCGTCGGCGGTCGCAGCGATGCGCGGATCGTCCGGCGGCAGAAAACCCACGATGGGGATCAGCAGCAGCGAGGCATCCAGCCGATCCGAGCCATAGCTCTGCACGAAATGGCCGTCCGGATGTACGCCTTTTTCCAGGACTTCGGCTCGAATTTGGTCGGCAATGCGGCCCCAGTGCGCGCGTTTTTCAGCGTCTGCATTGGTGATGCCGTCACGCGCGCCGCAGTCGAACGCCAGCCAGGCCATCACCTTGGAATGGACGAAGTGGCGGCGCTCGTCGCGGATTTCCCAGATGCCTTCATCGGGTTCGCGCCACAGCGTTTCCAGTGTATCGAGGATGTTTTCCAGCAGCGATGCGGACGAACCATCGTCGTCCGACGGCGGGCCGACGCCTTTTTCGCTTGCGTAATGAAAGGCGCCGATCAACTCCCCATAGACATCGAGCTGAAACTGATCCACCGCGCCATTACCGATGCGTACCGGGCCGGAATCTTCATAACCGGGCAACCAGGACGCTTCCCATTCCTGCAAGCGGCGTTCGCCGGCGATGCCGTACAACGCCTGCAATTGATCCGGCGAACCGGCAATGGTGCGGTGGACCCAATCGCGAAACGCAGCGGCTTCATCGCGATACCCGGCCTGCAGCAACGCAATCAGGGTGAACACCGAATCGCGCAGCCAGCAGTAGCGGTAATCCCAATTACGCGTGCCGCCCAGATGCTCCGGCAACGCGGCAGTGGGCGCGG encodes:
- a CDS encoding glycoside hydrolase family 15 protein, with the protein product MSVRIEDHAMLGNCHSAALVDHRGTIDWLCLPRFDSDAVFASLLGADQHGQWALSPAADFRTERAYEDDSLVLCTRMITDSGTVELVDFMVASENTEVHQHLVRLVRCVQGSVPMHMRLTFRFNYGRTVPWVTRIVDGIRAIAGPDQLALRSPQTLRGQDMGTEADFTLREGGSTWFLLSHGASHLETPPLIDAEQALQRTTAFWHGWARRCTDVGPWTEQVRRSLVVLKGLSYLPTGGIVAAPTAALPEHLGGTRNWDYRYCWLRDSVFTLIALLQAGYRDEAAAFRDWVHRTIAGSPDQLQALYGIAGERRLQEWEASWLPGYEDSGPVRIGNGAVDQFQLDVYGELIGAFHYASEKGVGPPSDDDGSSASLLENILDTLETLWREPDEGIWEIRDERRHFVHSKVMAWLAFDCGARDGITNADAEKRAHWGRIADQIRAEVLEKGVHPDGHFVQSYGSDRLDASLLLIPIVGFLPPDDPRIAATADAIARDLTIDGLIERYRADDSADGLPAGEGTFLACSFWLVENYALIGRTDQARALLERLLGLCNDVGLLAEEYDPRSKRMLGNFPQGYSHVALVNAALRLHGRMGEKETHP